From a region of the Lactuca sativa cultivar Salinas chromosome 4, Lsat_Salinas_v11, whole genome shotgun sequence genome:
- the LOC111909776 gene encoding uncharacterized protein LOC111909776: protein MASAAAASDVTDGPVLTLINKRIRNLRKKLNRIAQLEESVSQGKSVIKNKEQEELLKSKPAIVAAVDELEKFRQPLSVAIDEEINLAIKHRQVKASENNGKEVDGDNISKTLDSAENVAAPQSDLLVEDLLSLIYFGSMFDVKSQSDFSSIMLTKTHERNCCLTYDYVTDDAAAVMLGERDLDLISMMGSLLISRPRDSSFSHQNALQRCIEHAKLWLSKSEQPIDSNSDVTYAALREKLAKIIGSDFFRITPAMKVTADVAAEAAGNYGFQVPVQVENSVTQHDQQEDDVTNFQRNENGEEEQSIPVKDSQKVEETAEISVETHPSGADNKEQYVPRRSYHNQRGGGGRNVGNGGRRGGYGNGRGGRSGGRGGPYQNGGRNQYNEQPGNYYPRNYNGGGRGRGGGRGGGGGHYSNGSNHHAPSGAEVAES, encoded by the exons ATGGCGTCAGCCGCGGCGGCTTCTGATGTCACAGATGGACCAGTCCTGACTCTCATTAACAAGCGCATTCGTAACCTAAGGAAAAAACTCAACCGTATCGCTCAGCTTGAGGAATCAGTTTCTCAAGGGAAATCCGTCATCAAAAACAAAGAGCAAGAAGAACTTCTGAAATCAAAACCTGCGATCGTCGCCGCTGTCGACGAGCTCGAGAAGTTTCGTCAGCCTTTATCCGTCGCCATTGATGAAGAGATCAATCTTGCTATCAAGCACCGTCAAGTCAAAGCATCCGAAAACAATGGTAAGGAAGTTGATGGTGATAATATAAGTAAAACCCTAGATAGTGCGGAAAATGTAGCGGCGCCGCAGAGTGATTTGCTTGTTGAGGATCTATTGAGCTTGATTTACTTCGGCAGCATGTTTGATGTGAAATCTCAGAGTGATTTCAGTTCGATTATGCTTACAAAGACGCACGAAAGGAACTGTTGCTTGACATACGATTATGTTACCGATGATGCCGCTGCTGTAATGCTAGGAGAGAGGGATTTGGATTTGATCTCAATGATGGGTTCTCTATTGATTTCGAGACCTAGAGATTCGAGTTTTTCACACCAGAATGCATTACAAAGATGCATTGAACACGCAAAGCTTTGGCTTTCCAAGTCTGAACAACCTATTGATTCGAACTCTGATGTTACTT ATGCTGCTCTGAGAGAGAAGTTAGCAAAAATCATCGGGTCAGATTTCTTCAGAATAACACCAGCGATGAAAGTAACTGCTGATGTAGCTGCTGAAGCAGCTGGAAATTATGGTTTCCAAGTTCCAGTGCAGGTGGAAAACTCAGTTACTCAACATGATCAACAG gaaGATGATGTTACAAATTTCCAAAGAAATGAGAATGGTGAAGAAGAGCAGTCTATTCCAGTCAAAGATTCTCAGAAGGTTGAGGAAACAGCTGAAATATCCGTTGAAACACATCCTAGTGGTGCTGACAACAAGGAACAGTATGTACCTCGCCGGAGCTACCACAACCAAAGAGGTGGTGGTGGTCGGAATGTTGGTAATGGTGGTCGTAGAGGTGGTTATGGAAATGGGCGTGGTGGCCGAAGTGGTGGCAGAGGTGGACCCTACCAGAACGGTGGACGTAACCAGTACAATGAGCAGCCAGGAAATTATTACCCAAGGAACTACAATGGTGGTGGTAGGGGAAGAGGAGGCGGcaggggtggtggtggtggtcatTACTCCAATGGCAGCAACCATCATGCTCCTTCTGGTGCTGAAGTGGCAGAGTCTTGA